The segment GTTCTTACTATATGTTTTTCGGACTCTCCAAAATAATGTTGTACCTATGAAGGGTCCTCTGAAAATGCACTACTTTTAGAGGATCCAACAGGCAGCTATTGATATTCTTGAAGAGTTCGAGTAACACAGCAAAGAAGGGGAGCAAAGTGCAATTTCAcagtttttttaaatattatatgagaGGATCTTTATAAGCTTGTACATGTTTACCAAGTCTATTCCATTTGAGTCATGTTTGCCTTTTTGAGGTTTACTAATCTTGTCTCCAGCAGAAAATGTAGAGAAGTTGTTCATTAGAAAAcgtttttcttagtttttatttcttataatatTGGATTTAGACGAGTTTAAATGGAGTGACATGGACggtgaggattcatatagctcTCCCACCTTGCTTGGGATTGATGCGTAGTTGTTGTTGTCGTAGAACAATGTACCATGAGTAGGTACAAAGTGCATCTTTACTTAGAGGATTATACACTTGCTGTTTCAATAGGCAAGACAGACATGTTTGCGCGTGCTACAGAACGTAGTGCCTAGATCTGAGACGATAACATTTAGTATGGTAATaccaaaaataaatgatatcaGTTTGAGACATGTTTGGGATTGAGGTGTACGTAGTTACTCCTTCCGATATTGATATGGGCTGTTGCCTGTTTTACATCCAGGTGTTGTACTCAAGGCTTCTCGTTCAAGTGCTTCTTATGATGCTGCAAGTTCAGTTagcaaagaaaattttatactCGACGAATTTTCCTGTCAGAAAAATGGTAAAAATTGTTCAGGACTGTATCTTAGAGATGTAAGAGTGCTTGATGCTTCTGATGATGAATATGGAGGAATACTCATTAATCCACAAACACTACCATCCAATCCCAATATATTTGCATCTGTACTTCGTGAATCGCTGTCTCACTGGAAAATGAAGGTACTTCCTGAACAGCAATAAACATATTGACCTATCTTTATCTTTATGTAGAATTCCACAACTATATTTACCTTTATTTGTTTACTGATTTTCTCGAGGAAGCTATTGCGTTTTCATTTTCTGGCTTGTCCTATTGCCAAAAGGCTTGTGATTGGAAACGAATGGTTTCACCAGTCTGAGTGTTTCTTCagacataaatatattattacagTTCATGGAACACCTACTTTCTAATTGGCGTTGCACGCTGCAGGGGAAGAAGGGAGTTTGGCTTAAACTACCAGTTGAGAAATGTGATCTAGTTCCAATTGCAGTAAAGGTATTGACTGTCAATAATATCCGAACACATATAGCTTTTTTGAAGAACAAAGTTTATATCATGTTCCTTTAGCTTCCGATGCTAACTCTTCTTTCAAGCCAAACTCTAAAGTAACTAATTTCGTAGGAAGGATTTCAATACCATCATGCGGAAAGAGGATATCTCATGATGACATATTGGCTTCCCGATGATCCCTGCATGCTTCCTTCTAATGCATCTCATCAAGTTGGAGTTGGGGGTTTTGTGATCAACGACAAAAATGAGGTATTAGCTTTTAAAAGACACTCCTAATTACTATATAGAACATGCCATAATATCACACATATCGCGTCGAGTGCAGTCTCTTGACCTCAAGAAATGATTACTCTAGGTGCTTGTCGTACAAGAAAAACATTCTGCACCAGATCTTTCAGGCCTATGGAAAATACCAACTGGTTTCATTCTTGAGGTATGTTCTTGTTACAATTTTGTTTGTTAACAACAGTATATATAGAAACATGATATCTTTGCCTCAATCCGTGAACTCATTCTACCTTTAAATGCCAATATCAGTCGGAGGAGATCTTTACAGGAATCGTGAGAGAAGTGAAGGAGGAAACTGGGGTAAGTATTCGTAGGAACATATTTTCCGTATAGAAATGTAATCTAAAACGTGTATTCCCTATCTTAACCATGGTTTTTTCTGGTTATCTTTCCAGATTGATACCGAATTTGTGGAGGTTATGGCTTTCAGGTGAGAAACGTTTCTCCTCTACGTCATGATTCctttctttgaagaaaagtcGGTATTTTATCTAACACGTTGTTGAATGGAGACCATTATTCAATTTAACATCTGTTCTGTTTCAGGCATGCTCACAATGTTGCTTTTGAGAAGTCAGATTTATTCTTCGTCTGCCTTTTAAGACCCCTGTCAACAAGAATCGCGGTTGATGATCTAGAAATTCAGGCAGCCAAGGTAAATCATATTAACAAATCCGTCACATTCAAACACTCCCCTCTTTCCATctcaatcatcatcatatccATAGTATATACTTGTATATCTCCGTTATCAGTTCTCCTCGAGTAAAGAAACAATAAAACCTCAAGAATATTAAGAAACAATATGTTGCATTTTCATTCATGTCTAAGCTGCTTGTCTTTACAATGCAGTGGATGCCTCTAGTCAAATTCGTCGAGCAGCCACTAATTCAAGCAGATAGCATGTTCAAAAAAGTCATAGACATCTGCATTGCTCGGCTGGGAAAGCGTTACTGTGGATTATCTGTCCATCAACTAGTCTCTACATTTGATGGtaaactatcctccttgtactTCAACACTGTTGAAGATTCAGATTCGAACTGTAAAGCCAACTAGCGCCATAATCAGAATTTGCATTGCAATTTAGCTCTCGATATCCTTTTCGATGGAGATGAACCGAGTTAAACACAATATTACACCAACTGATCATCAATTACCTGTAttagaaagaacaagaaaaaagtCGGGGAGTTTATACATAGTGTATATATCTTCTGCTGAGGACATGGGACattgtatatatgtaacatCTATATTTCTTATCTTATGACTAATTTAACTTCAAAGTGTTTTTCTGCCACTTCACTAGTATCTTTCTTTGCTCTTATTATGGCGTTGGGACTTGAGTGAAGTGTCTTTGAACGCCCTTCATCGAAAAAATTATGAGATTATAAAAGATCATATGATGTATATAGGTtaattcatatacatatatataaaatcttgaGCACTCTTGGTGAAAATTCCGCAATTGTTTTTATGGAAACATAATCTTAATATACTCCTAGCTTCTTGTTACTTCAAATTCCAACAATTTTTAGTCATTTGTCTCTCTCATATCGGAACCCTAGGTGAAGAACCTCCAACGAGAGTGATCCAAGAGTAAAGTTTAGCAGTAAAATCTCTATAAGGTTGaaattagtaagatacaatGATTTGAATGCATTCgttgtattttatgtataatattttttatgtgaaatcaataaatataatatataaattagtaagatacaatgattttgatataatcaaaattaaccttCATCAAATCTCAAgtcattctttaaattaataaatatcagtttatcgattaaataatatctctataagaaaataaaattttatgattccACCTATACTAATTTATATAGAGGTTTTACTGTACTTAGGTTCGCAAAAATATAGAGCTCcaaatagtattaaatatatgtaataAAGTAATTAGTTTATAACAAatatagttatgttttatttacatttaaaaaaatagttaaaagtcACAGAAAAATATACAATGGCTATACATTATgataaactcaatatttttttattgaatataacTTAGCTATATATGAGTTATACAGTAACTATACATTATAATACACTCAAAAAGCAAATATGGTTTAATTATACATAAAGTATACACTTATTATTCAATTCTGACCAACTCAAAATCTCCTCTGAACAATCCCAAGTTTTAGATATAAAACTATCTTGATATTTTGAGTcttgatatataatttactAAAATCGATTCACATTTACGGTACgttaaattttaaaggaaaagaaaaaggaggaaATTAGGGTTGAATCGTCATTTTgagtttaatttaaataaattgggCTAAAAAAGATGGTAAGTACACCCTTATGAGCTGATTTTTTGTCcaatattttcaaggaaaaactATCTAATTCTCTTAAACAAACAACCTAACATTTCTACAAACTCTTATtataaagtatttatttatgtatacaCATTAACGGaatatataacaaatttaatatcagataaatatatttatacacaGGAAGACTAGATACATCATATAATTATTGGATGCATCACAGACACATGGGATACATCTATGCCCTCTCAGAAATAATTTGTAATCATACACGTATACAATGGATACATCAAGACATTATTATATATGTTCGATACATAAAAATGATACTGGATACACTTGATGAAATTGAATACACAAATACACTAAATATatcaatgtatatataatattggAAACACAAATACATAAAGTTGTGAAATATGGATACAGACAAATAGTTGGCcgagggagagagagaggagagcgTTCACTGAATATATCTTAAAGCAAGTAAAGTGTATATAGAGACAACTCGATCAAAGATACATAATTATTGAAACTATTGATGTGTTTGGTAATTAGCACACATACTATTATGCTTTATAAAAGTTGATCTTCTATTTTGCTATAAAAAACTTTTTGGAGTAGGAGTTTGTAGgttcttttttgttgttttaaagtttttttagtATCTTACATtaaactattcaaattttcacattagtaaataattttttctatatcaAAATCCAAGATATCATATTGTAAACACATGGCTAACAATCTTATTAAATTGTATTATACCTTCCTTATACAAATAAGTTTGTTGTAACTTTAAGTATTTTATATCTCATAAAAATACTATATTATAAATCAGATTctggaagaaaaaaaactattctTTATCATATACACACAATCAGTTACTGTTCTCATTTAATTCACTATTACTTGAGTACTACTtactaattttaaattattgttagTTCATTCGTATTGCAAAACATTGAAGCATAAACAGTGAGTATGAAAAAATGATTGCGACATAATGCACAATCACGTTTGCTAAAATAGAAGGGAAAAAAAGTTGAATACCTATGTTCTACGAACTTATCCAAGATAAACGTTTAATTTGTGAGGCACgtttatgcaaaaaaaaattgttccaaAAGGCAACagagtttaaaaaatattgtttgatACGATGGTATTCATCCAAGTTCTTGGCTTAATCTTTCTTACTCTAGTGTTGCGATGTGGTAAGTTTTTTATatctaatatttttcatatcactatttttttagttaagatCATTCTATTCTAattcttaatttgtttttgttcaGGTGTTATtcaattgaaatttcaaaaagatttgGAGTATTTTGAAAGTTTTTACTTTGATCACATATCCTCCAAAAAAAGACATATTATACCTAGGTTAGTGTTTTGGGTTATTTGGATTTCTTTTGTTCAAGAGATAAGATTTTCTTTCAATCAAAAGTTTTCAGTAGTATCTAGTTTAATGGTTCGAATTGTTTGGATTTTCTTTTGTTCAAGTATTATGTTGTAATAGACtattttacatataatttgTCAAAACTGTCTTTTGATGTGAAATAATGCCAACTTTTTGTTCTCACAGGATTTCAATAAGATTTGCTTTTACACTTCTAACACTTCCAAGTCTTAAGTGTTAGACAAAACCCAACTAATTTTAGATTATGTTTCCCACACATCACATCTAAAATCAAATTAGTCAAGTTTTAATTCGGATATAGGTCCTAGAAATAAGCACTTATCTCATTGGATGGATTTACTTATTTGTCACAGTCTCATATCGAAATGCTAGGTTAGGAAGCTCCAACGAGAGTGAACCAAGATTAAAGCTAGTAAAGTCTTTATTTAGGTTCGCAAAATTATAGAGCTCCAAAAGAAAGAGACAATCTTAAATATATCTAATAAAGTAATTAGTTTATAACAAAtgtagttatgttttatttacattaaaaagATAGCTAAAAGTCATAGAAAGTATACAACGGATATACATTATGATacactcaattatttttttaaaaaataacttacatATACATGAGTTATACAATAACTATACATTATAATacactaaaaaaaacaaatatagtttaattataaataaattatacactgACTATTCAATTATGACCAACTCAAAATCTCCTCTAAACAGTTCtaaattttagatataaaattatCTCGATGTTTTGAGTCTTTCAATATATAATTTGCTCAAATCAATTCACATTTACggtatatcaaattttaaagaaaaaaaaaagagaggaggaCGATGAAGCATCAAATGACAAAGAAGGATgaggaagaaggagaaggaagcAGAAGATAGAGAAAGAAGGGAGAAATAGACGCAATGAgtcatctttttttaaaaaaattgggtCGAATCGTTAttttggaggtctcaagttcaaaaccccttgccagcaaaagcaaggggtttgccttctgagtcgagctcgtcgcaccaggcttgcctagtgcATGATACCTcacctatgtggtttgcgagctattggaTAGGAGCGGAGTTTTACCTTGTGCACATTCAAAGGATAACAACAGTAGGTTTCcctagttataaaaaaaaattaaaaaaaaatggtaaGTACACCTTATGGGCTGATATTTTGTCcaatattttaaaggaaaaaccGCCTAATTCTCTTAAACAAACATCCCTAACTTTTCCACAAACTCCCACTATAAAGTATATCTATTTATGTATACATTAATGGAATATATTACAAATTTGATACCAGATAGATATACATGTGATACATCTATGCCCTCTCagaaataatttataatcatacACATATACAACGGAAACATCAAGACATTATTATGTACGATACATGAAAATGATATTGGATACACTTGATGAAATTGAATGCACAAATACACTAAATATATCAATGCATATATAATATTGGAAACACAAATACATGAAGTTGTGAAACATGGATACAAACATAGTTGAACGAGGGGGAGAGATGCAAGCGAGAGAGAAGAACGTTCACTGAATACAATGTACCtagaagcatgtaaagtgtacTATAATAAATCACATTTTCAGGAAGAAAAAAAACCTCTCTTTATCATATACCCGCAATCAGTTACCGTTCTCATTTAATTTACTGCTACTTGAGTACTACTTACTAATTTCAAGATACTGAAGATTCATGGCGGAGTAATGATCCATTCACCCATTACATTAACTATTGTCCGCATAATATGGGTAACAATGTAGAGTACAATATCAATCATTGGAACAAGCCTTGCCTTTGTAGTGTATTTTGAAGATGTTTGAACTTTGGTTGAGtttacaattttattaattttattcgtACTAGTAATTCAATTAGTTTGTCTTGTTTGAAAGAGTTTTCTCATTAGATattaagacttttttttttctttattaatttttagtaTAAGGTGTcctatttttcatatgttttcttGTGTTTTAGGCCAAGTTACAATTTAAACAATGAAAACGTTTTGTGAGTTAATGTGCAGTAATAAATGTTAATACAATATATGTTTTGTTTATTATCAAGTGTCAAATGCTATGTATAAATTGAAGGACTCCCATCAATCACTAACTATGAACAATTCTAAAATCTTAATGAGCAACGATTaagatttttgtattgaatcaTTCTGATCATCAATTGTTAACGGTACGAAATTCGATCAGTGCATTGTATTGAATCAATTATTAGGTTTCTTCTAATGAAATTGTAAGTTTTTGAATAACTTTATAACTATATTGAATAATTAGCTAGatatattgtaaattttataaaagttaaTCGAAAATCcaaaatcatatcaaatatatttacacgtgaaaatatatttttatatatatcaattacgtttaaaaatatgaaacacatatatatttttttatcttaggTTAGAGGTGATGAAAATGACAATAAACCAACCAGCTATTAACACCATGAAAGTGGGATGTTTTacccttattttattttattttacatagaTATAGTTGTTGACTGCATATTCAAATTATTCCCATTTCTTGTTATAAGATATTTGTAAATCTAAAAGAATATTCAGAAgtagtaaaatattatatttttatattttaataggaAAGATGAGTGATGATTGAAAAAGGGCATGTGTGACACATTAAGTTTAAGTTTCTGGCTAGGCTGTAGTCAGCTGCCCTATAATTAGTTTGTTTCCAACGGTATTCGCTTTTTTATTTAACTAAccaaatttttctttatatttcgactcataattttatacttttatatataaaataggaaaatttaaaatgatatttataaaaTGTCAATTAGTATTTTTTTCGTATAGTTTAGTTTGTTTGGTCGATCTTGAAT is part of the Solanum pennellii chromosome 8, SPENNV200 genome and harbors:
- the LOC107026724 gene encoding nudix hydrolase 8-like; this translates as MELKLVDSKSLFLCNFELMKSSSFLDKKLRFGLSGTHKLCSCRGVVLKASRSSASYDAASSVSKENFILDEFSCQKNGKNCSGLYLRDVRVLDASDDEYGGILINPQTLPSNPNIFASVLRESLSHWKMKGKKGVWLKLPVEKCDLVPIAVKEGFQYHHAERGYLMMTYWLPDDPCMLPSNASHQVGVGGFVINDKNEVLVVQEKHSAPDLSGLWKIPTGFILESEEIFTGIVREVKEETGIDTEFVEVMAFRHAHNVAFEKSDLFFVCLLRPLSTRIAVDDLEIQAAKWMPLVKFVEQPLIQADSMFKKVIDICIARLGKRYCGLSVHQLVSTFDGKLSSLYFNTVEDSDSNCKAN